The following proteins are encoded in a genomic region of Tenacibaculum sp. 190524A05c:
- a CDS encoding sigma-70 family RNA polymerase sigma factor, translating into MRSTKQLHHKLIKECKNQNAKAQLQLYKTYAKGMLLVANRYMKDIHLAEDVMQDAFIKAFKNIESYKEEVSFGAWLKRIVINQSIDELKKNKLAMVSINEEVLNVVDDGNWEVDDEVTSEMVINTINQLKDKYRLVLTLYLIEGYDHSEISQILGITEVTSRTHLMRGKKLVKEQLKIKNHAEGY; encoded by the coding sequence ATGAGATCAACTAAGCAATTACATCATAAGCTCATAAAAGAGTGTAAGAACCAAAATGCAAAAGCTCAATTGCAGTTATATAAAACCTATGCGAAGGGTATGCTTTTGGTGGCAAACAGATATATGAAGGACATTCATTTGGCAGAGGATGTAATGCAGGACGCTTTTATTAAGGCATTTAAAAATATAGAGAGTTATAAAGAAGAAGTTTCATTTGGAGCCTGGTTAAAGAGAATTGTAATTAATCAAAGTATTGATGAATTAAAGAAAAACAAACTAGCAATGGTTTCTATAAATGAAGAAGTATTAAATGTTGTTGATGATGGAAATTGGGAAGTTGATGATGAGGTTACCTCAGAAATGGTAATCAATACAATTAATCAATTGAAAGATAAGTACAGATTAGTGTTGACATTGTATTTGATAGAAGGATATGACCATAGTGAAATATCTCAAATATTAGGAATAACAGAGGTTACCTCTAGAACTCACCTTATGAGAGGGAAGAAATTAGTTAAAGAACAATTAAAAATTAAGAATCATGCCGAGGGATATTAG